From the Conger conger chromosome 14, fConCon1.1, whole genome shotgun sequence genome, one window contains:
- the lrrn2 gene encoding leucine-rich repeat neuronal protein 2 produces the protein MRKDTMFLVQTHLFLGVASALVIHSMPWKVACPHQCICQIKPWYSPQSVYREAPTVDCNDLLLTQLPSSLPPETHTLRLQSNLISALDQSELQGLANLTELDLSQNSFSNTRHLRISSIPVLLSLHMEENQLHHLPDSAFTGLPGLQELYLNHNRLKNISPGAFKGLENLLRLHLNSNRLVGIDRRWFHALPRLEVLMIGGNPVDVIQDLNFKPLGSLRSLVLAGMGLRELSERALEGLHSLESISFYDNHLTTVPKEALQKLPGLKFLDLNKNPIQLVRQGDFRNMMHLKELGLNNMEELVSIEHSAMENLPELTKLEITNNPRLSYIHPQAFQHLSSMESLMLNSNALSALHRETIHSLPSLQEISLHTNPIRCDCLIRWVGAEAEKPVRFIEPQSTFCSEPPELKARKVKEVSFREMADSCLPLIAPGTFPPFKQVRQGEHLALHCRALAEPEPSIYWVTPKGLRLSTSSSYGPYQVLTEGTLEIFGITAEEAGFYTCVAQNLVGADTQSVTVQVDGVDKGQVSSTWQGKDKLEVKDVRERYAILAWPANYNVPSARLSWLTNESLADHHKHSARILAGTQGFNLTRLQPGTHYRVCLHLGPNDTSCVHLRTKEIAVTVATPDLTPAVLLAASALLFLLAAKACQGGTSLGWKRQGGEDPLKPQACSLPAEVKGHVALVCPQQQQQSQMHQAQMQQQTETQCPTKESSDSSSTENSDAQHPQNVQGRPAESC, from the coding sequence ATGAGAAAGGACACCATGTTCTTGGTGCAAACCCACCTCTTCCTGGGTgtggccagtgccttggtcattCACTCCATGCCCTGGAAGGTGGCATGCCCTCACCAGTGCATCTGCCAGATCAAGCCATGGTACTCGCCGCAGTCCGTATACAGAGAGGCCCCTACAGTGGACTGCAACGATCTCCTCCTGACCCAGCTTCCTTCCTCGCTGcccccagaaacacacactctgcggCTGCAGAGTAACCTTATCAGTGCCCTAGACCAGAGTGAGCTGCAGGGCCTGGCGAACCTGACAGAGCTTGACCTCTCTCAGAACAGTTTCAGCAACACCCGCCATCTTAGGATAAGCAGCATACCAGTCCTCTTGAGCTTACACATGGAAGAGAACCAGCTGCATCACCTCCCGGACTCAGCCTTCACTGGCCTGCCGGGCCTACAGGAGTTGTACCTCAACCACAACAGGCTCAAGAACATCTCCCCGGGGGCCTTCAAGGGTCTGGAGAACTTGCTGCGGCTCCACCTCAACTCCAACCGGTTGGTGGGGATCGACCGGCGCTGGTTCCACGCACTGCCACGGCTGGAGGTCCTCATGATCGGGGGAAACCCGGTGGATGTCATCCAGGACCTCAACTTCAAGCCATTGGGCTCCCTCCGCAGCCTGGTTCTGGCAGGGATGGGTTTGCGCGAGCTCTCAGAGAGGGCCCTGGAGGGACTCCATAGCTTGGAGAGCATCTCCTTCTATGACAACCACCTGACAACTGTCCCAAAGGAGGCCCTGCAGAAGTTACCGGGTTTGAAGTTTCTCGACCTCAATAAGAACCCCATTCAGCTGGTCCGGCAGGGGGACTTCAGGAACATGATGCACCTGAAGGAGCTGGGGCTCAATAACATGGAGGAGCTGGTCTCGATAGAGCATTCTGCCATGGAGAACCTGCCAGAACTCACAAAGCTGGAGATCACCAACAACCCCAGGCTGTCCTATATCCACCCCcaggccttccagcatctgtcCAGCATGGAGAGTCTGATGCTCAACAGCAACGCCCTGAGCGCCCTGCACCGCGAGACCATACATTCCCTCCCCAGCCTACAGGAGATCAGCCTACACACCAACCCTATCCGCTGCGACTGTCTCATACGCTGGGTGGGGGCCGAGGCAGAAAAGCCTGTCCGTTTTATTGAGCCCCAGTCCACATTCTGCTCTGAGCCCCCAGAGCTCAAAGCTAGGAAGGTGAAAGAGGTGTCCTTCCGAGAGATGGCTGACAGCTGCTTACCCTTGATCGCCCCGGGCACGTTCCCTCCTTTCAAACAGGTCAGACAAGGGGAACACCTTGCCCTCCACTGCCGGGCTCTCGCCGAACCAGAACCAAGCATCTATTGGGTCACCCCTAAGGGCCTTAGACTCTCCACCTCCTCTAGCTATGGTCCTTATCAAGTTCTTACAGAGGGCACTTTGGAGATCTTCGGGATTACTGCAGAGGAAGCTGGTTTCTACACGTGCGTGGCACAGAACCTTGTGGGCGCCGACACACAAAGTGTGACAGTTCAGGTAGATGGAGTGGACAAAGGCCAAGTCTCAAGCACTTGGCAGGGCAAGGACAAGCTGGAGGTGAAGGATGTCAGGGAGCGCTATGCCATTTTGGCCTGGCCCGCCAACTACAACGTGCCCTCTGCCCGGCTCTCCTGGCTGACTAACGAGAGCTTGGCGGACCACCACAAGCACAGCGCCCGCATTCTGGCCGGTACTCAGGGTTTCAACCTCACCCGCCTCCAACCCGGGACACATTACAGAGTGTGTCTGCACCTGGGTCCCAACGACACCTCCTGCGTCCACCTCAGGACTAAGGAGATAGCGGTGACTGTAGCCACCCCCGACCTGACCCCCGCGGTCCTCCTGGCAGCATCGGCTCTCCTTTTCCTCCTGGCCGCTAAAGCCTGTCAAGGCGGGACCTCACTGGGCTGGAAAAGGCAGGGGGGTGAGGATCCGCTGAAACCCCAGGCCTGTTCCTTGCCTGCTGAAGTGAAGGGCCACGTGGCCTTGGTATgtccccagcagcagcagcagtcgcAGATGCACCAGGCCCAGATGCAGCAGCAGACAGAGACGCAGTGCCCAACTAAAGAATCCTCCGACTCCAGCAGCACGGAAAACAGCGACGCCCAGCATCCGCAAAATGTTCAGGGGCGGCCAGCAGAGTCCTGCTAG